The sequence below is a genomic window from Oligoflexus sp..
ATCTTCAACGAGCAGGACTTTGATTTTTGAAGGCTTCACCAACGTTTCCCCGTGGCCTTAGGCTCCTGGATTGAGGCTCTTAGGGTATGACCCAAGGGTGCCTATCTTGTCAATCTGTGGGAAAAATCCTGCACCCCTCTCTAGCATAGTGATGAGGTCCCTGTTGATTTCAATTATTCAATGATTCTATGCATAGATGCACAGGATAGGGATGGGGGCTTTAGTTTTTATCCAGCCAGGTCGCCAGAGCTTCGAAGGTTTTCTTTGCGCTTTCAATCATCACATCCTCGGCATGAGATTGCTCGGCGAAACGAACAAGTGCGTCACGTGTTTCCTTCCAACGCACGCCCACGGCATCACCGTAGCTGGAAAAAAAAGCGAGACCGTTATCAGGGCTCAGGTGAAGGCGGGAGGCCACATGCCTTGTGATGATCTGACCGCCGAGCGTGGAGCCTTCCATCACATAAAAGTTGCCCATGGCGCTGGCTTCATCGTGGATCCAATCCGGGGCAGGCGAAGAGGGAATATCCTTTGCCATCACGTTGAGACTGCTTAAATCTCTGAGCAGGCTCGGCGTTTTGAGCTTTTCCTTGAGATTGATATCGAGTGAGGGCCAGTGATCGAAAGCAGCCAGATGCGGTTCGACACTCTGATAAAAACCCAGAAATTTTTTCAGAATGGATTCGTAGAGAGGACGGGACACTGCGGGGCTCATGAGCTGCACCATGAGCGGATGATTATCCAGTCGATCATGATGGGGGCGGGTTTCCGTTCTTAGGCGCTGCAGTATCATAAGGTCCTCGGCAAAAGAACCGGACGGGCCGGTTTTTGCCAAGGTGCCCTGAGTGTTGGCTGTTGTCAATGACGGGTGCACGGAATGCCCGCCAAATTCGCAGTGCTGTGGTTAAGAGAATTTGGCATTCAAAATGGCTTACTCAGCTGCAACTCGCTCGGGTGGATAAAAGCTTTCTCTCGCCTGAATTCCGGGAAAAATACAAGGCCATCATCCAATCACGAGCAGCGATTTTGCAGTTGGCCTGAAGGGGCGGGCGCTGACGGCGCGCCAGCTCCT
It includes:
- a CDS encoding biliverdin-producing heme oxygenase, whose amino-acid sequence is MHPSLTTANTQGTLAKTGPSGSFAEDLMILQRLRTETRPHHDRLDNHPLMVQLMSPAVSRPLYESILKKFLGFYQSVEPHLAAFDHWPSLDINLKEKLKTPSLLRDLSSLNVMAKDIPSSPAPDWIHDEASAMGNFYVMEGSTLGGQIITRHVASRLHLSPDNGLAFFSSYGDAVGVRWKETRDALVRFAEQSHAEDVMIESAKKTFEALATWLDKN